GATTATTTCTTGAACAACATCTTTTGCTGGTAAAATGTTATTTATCAGCGAAATATTTTGCCCAACTTCGAGCATTCCGTTATCGACATCACCATCGAAGATACCGAGTTTCGCTTTATTTTCGCCTTCGCCAAGCATTTGTTTAAGTTGTTCGGGGGTTGCTCCATTTGTTTCGGCTTGTTCAATTTTTTTATAGAGCTCATTTTTGTATAAACGTGTGGGAACAGTTTTTTTTAGTATAAGCATGGTGTCGCCTTCTTTTGCTTGTATAATAATATTTTTAAAATTTTCATGCGCCGATGATTCAAACGTAGCGATAAATCGTGTACCTATTTGTACGCCTTCTGCACCAAGAGCAAAAGAAGCTAACATCTGACTCCCATTAGCAATACCGCCTGCAGCTATAACAGGAACATTAACTGCTTTTATTACCGATGGTATTAATACCATTGTGGTTGTTTCTTCGCGTCCATTATGTCCACCAGCTTCAAATCCTTCGGCAATAATAGCATCTATTCCAGCTTTTTCTGCTTTTTCAGCAAATGTAGTACTTGATACGACATGAATAACTTTTATACCTGCATGTTTAAGTTTTTCGGTATAAGTTTTTGGATTACCAGCCGATGTAATTACAACTGGAACTTTTTGTTGAATGCAAATATCAATAAATTCGTTACTAAATTTATAGAGTAGGGGAATATTGACTCCAAATGGATGTTTTGTGGCTTTTTTGCATCTTTCAATATGTTCAAGCAAAAGAGCAGGGCTCATAGACCCTGCTCCTATAACTCCTAAACCTCCGGCATTACTAACGGCAGATGCTAATTTCCATCCGCTTACCCAAACCATTCCTCCTTGAATAATAGGATATTGAATACCTAATAATGAGGTAATTCTATTATTTTCGAACATTACAATTTTTTATATACGATAGAAGTTAACGTTTTATCGTCACCACCCATATTTACGGTAAGTCCGTAAGGTCTGTCGGCGGGAATATTGATTTGAGCATCGCCGGCTTTTCCTGTTAACTGCTCCCAAATAGTAACAGCTTGATGTACGCCGGTAGCTCCAACCGGATGCCCCCAACCTATTAAACCACCTGTTGTATTAAAGGGGATGCGTCCATTACGCGATGTATTACCCTCTAAAATAAAATCGGCACCTTTACCATATGGAGCCAGTCCCATTGCTTCAACTGCCATTATACCAGCAATTGAGAAACAATCGTGGCATTCTACAGTGGCTATTTGTTGTATGTTGATATTGGCCATTTTTAAGGCTTTTTCAACTGCTACTTTAGTGGTGCTTAATTGCGATGGTTCTATAGGTGGTTGGGTAATATTTTCAATAGCTTGACCAATTCCAATAATTTCGACAGCTTCTTGATAAGACTTGTTGAGCTTTTTTAATCCTTCTTCTGATACAACCAATAGTGCAGATGCGCCATCAGAAACTTTTGAGCAATCGTATACCGTTAAATTATCTAAGAATACTTTTGGATTTGGCTCTACCATTGCAACAGCTTCAGGGTCGGGCATAGAGTTGTGGTATTCTTGGGCAGTGGGGCATAAACGTGCATTTTCAATAGCATTTTTATACCAACGTGCCATAGCTTTACGTGTATGTTCACGTCCAAATTTTTCAAAATATTTTCCTGCTCTAAAACTAAATTGACCTGGGAAATAATGGGCATGACCATTTTTTCGATCTTTATGCCAGCCTGCGCCTGCAAGAATATCGGCACCATAAACTGCTTTTACAGTATTTTGTACTTCTACACCAACCACAAGAACAATGTCGGCGGTTTCGGCTAAAATTGAACGTATAGCTGTACCAAGAGCTAATCCGCCTGAGCCACATGCACCTTCTACTCTAACAACTGGTATATAGCGAAGTTTTTCGTCGATAAGTGGAATGAAAGCGGCTAAATTGGCTTGTTTGTTATAACGTGCAGCCATAAAATTGCTTATTACGGCTTCGTCTATTAAAGTTGCATCGCTAATTTGATTGATAACTCCTTTACCTGCTTCTGAAATATACTCTTCTAAGCCTGGACGATCTTTTTTAGGGTTAAATTCTTTTCGACCGGTTCCTAATGAAATAGTATTATATCCTGCAGTAATAAATACACGTTTTCTTAATGCTTTCATATATCATTAATTTAATTAGTTAAAATAATTATTAATTGGTCCATAAGCATGGAAAAAGCCTGTCATGAGAACTTTATTAACATCATCATCGCATTTGGCTACACCCGAGGCTACTAAGTGTTTACCTATTTCTTTCGATTTACTGCCATATATCTTTGCTAAATTTGCACCAAGTGATTGAAGTTGATGCAATTCTTGAAACATTTGAGCTAATTGTTCATCTTTATTTTTGGCTGCAACTACAGTTTTCCATGCTACTGTATGACTAGGTTTTTCACCTAATTTTTGATCGCATTCGTTTTGTATTTGTTCAACAGGAATATATTGTTTTGAATGTATGTCGAAAATAGCTGTAATTTTGCCTTTCTCGTATTTTAAAAATCCATCTTTTTGTGAACCATCTGAATATTGACCGCCTTTTACACCTATTGATAACATTTGCTCGAGAAGGGGGCATGTTATATTTTCGTTTGCGAGATGCTTGTTCATAACACTCATAATAAATGAGCATACATCAATACCTACGTAATCAATAAGTTGAAAAATACCCATAGGTCTAACTAGCAATTCTTGGCTAACTTTGTTAATCATATATACAGCTTGTACAAAACCATATTCTTTTTCAAGTTTATGTACTTCATTTGCAGCGTGAATTATATCGCGCATAAAATGACCGTTACCAATAAAGCCAACAACATCGTTCGATTCAACAATTATCTTCTTTAATTTAGAAGCTAATTGCAATGAAAATTCGCGTATTTCGGGAAGTGTATTTTTAGCTTCGATAAGTTCCACTAATTTTTGAACAGCAGGAGGATTATAAAAATGATAACCAATGATTCTACCGTTTAATTGTGCTTGTTCATTCAAATATTGTATTGGTATAGACGAGGTGTTAGTAAAGAACCAAGGATTGTTTGGATTATTTTCGTTTATCTTTTTAAAGATAGTAACTTTAAGTTCGGGGTCTTCTTTTATGGCTTCGAATATACAGTTTGCATTGTAAGCAGATTCTATTAGCGTTGAAGGGCGAATAACTGAAATTACGTGATTGATATATTCTTCTATCATTTCGCCATTTTCAACTAAATCCATTCTATTTTTATAAATTTCTCTAATCCAATTAATTTTTTTTTCAGCAATTTTTACAACCTGTGTGCGGACATACTTTAATAGACCTGTTAAGGCTTCTTCGGATACATCAATGGCATAAATGACAAAAGTTTTACCACTGTTTTCGGGTAGTAGGCTTAAATCTGCCACTTCTACTGCATTGAGTAAAAGAATTCCGCTTCCCATTTTTCCAGCTGCACCAAGTACAGCTACTTTTTGCATTCTTTCGTTATAATTCATATTATAAAATATTTGTTTGTTATTACCAATTAGGTTTACGTTTTTCTAAAAATGCTTTCATTCCTTCGGTACCTTCATTTTCAAAAAGTGAAGAGAACGCTTTAAGTTCTATTTCACATCCTTCAGCAAAGTTGGTATTAAATCCTTTTCGCGTTGCCCATTTTACTTGTTTAATAGCGTTAGGTCCTTTTGATAAGATTTTGTTGGCTATTGCTTTTGATTCTTCTAATAAATTCGAAGGTTCTACTAATTTTTGTACTAAACCTATTCTATATGCTTCTTGTGCGCTAATATTATCTGCTGTAAGCAGCAAATATAAGGCATTTCCTAGTCCTACTAAACGAGGCAACCTTTGTGTACCAGCATATCCTGGTGTTAAACCTAAATTAACTTCGGGTTGTCCAAATTTGGCTTCGGTTGATGCAATTCTGAAATCGCAAGCCATTGCCAATTCGCATCCGCCACCTAATGCATAACCGTTGACAGCAGCAATGAAAATAATAGGCATGTTTTCTAAACGTGTAAAAGTATCTTGTCCCTTTTTACCAAATTGGTAGCCTTCTTGTTGATTTTTGTTTGACATTTCGGCAATATCTGCACCGGCCACAAATGCTTTGCCTTCACCTGTTAAAATAATGACACGTAGGTTATTATCTTTTTCAACAGAATCTAAAAAATGATTAAATTCATCGAAAAAAATGCTATTTAAAGCATTTAAAGCTTGTGGTCGTGACATAGTCACAATACCTAACTTACCTTCAAATTCTACTTTTATTGTATGATAGTTCATATTTCTTGATTTTACACAAACTTACAGTCTTTTTTTGGGATTAGCAATAAGTATAAATATTTTTTTGATAATTTAGTTCTTAAAATTCAGAAGTAAAATAAAATTCGATATCGGGGAAATTTTCTTGTGCCATTTGCAGCGAAAAGGCCGAATCGGCTAAAAAAACATCTCTACCATATTTATCTTCGGCTAAAAAAGCAGTTTTTCGTTTTTTAAATTCTTCGATTTGTTTTTTATTTGAACTTTTAAACCAGCATGCTTTATAAAGTGGTAAATTTTCATACCTACAGCTTGCATTGTATTCGTGTTCTAATCGAAATTGAATTACATCAAATTGCAATGCACCCACGGTGCCTATTATTTTACGACCATTGAGTTTATGAGTAAATAATTGGGCAACACCTTCGTCGGTTAATTGTTCTAGCCCTTTGGCTAATTGTTTGTATTTAAGAGGGTCTGTATTTTCTACATATCTAAATAATTCAGGTGAAAAGCTAGGAATTCCAATAAAATTGAGTTTTTCACCTTCGGTTAAGGAATCACCAATTTTAAAATTACCAGTGTCGTAAACACCTACAATATCGCCCGGATATGCTTCGTCAATAACAGATTGTTTGGCTGCCATAAATGAAGTGGGATTGCTGAATTTATAGGTTTTATTTGATGAAACATGCAAGTAATTAGTATTGCGCTTAAAAATTCCACTGCATACTTTTATGAAAGCAATTCGAGCTCTAAATTGAGGGTGAAGGTTGGCATGAATTTTAAAAACAAATCCGCTAAATTTGGGCTCATATGGAGAAACTTCACGTTCTTGTGCTTGTGAATTTTTGGGCGAAGGAGCTATTTCGAGGAAATTTTCGAGTAATTCTTTAACGCCAAAATTGTTGAGAGCACTACCAAAAAATACTGGTGCAATATTTCCTTTTAAATATTCTTCACGTGAAAATGTAGGAAAAACATTACGAATAATTTCGACATCTTCGCGAAGTTTTTGGGCATTTTCTTCTCCTAGTTCTTTATCGAGTAAATTACTTTGCATGCTTGAAATTATTATAGGTTCTTGCGCAACTTGTTTGT
This sequence is a window from Bacteroidales bacterium. Protein-coding genes within it:
- a CDS encoding DUF561 domain-containing protein, with the translated sequence MFENNRITSLLGIQYPIIQGGMVWVSGWKLASAVSNAGGLGVIGAGSMSPALLLEHIERCKKATKHPFGVNIPLLYKFSNEFIDICIQQKVPVVITSAGNPKTYTEKLKHAGIKVIHVVSSTTFAEKAEKAGIDAIIAEGFEAGGHNGREETTTMVLIPSVIKAVNVPVIAAGGIANGSQMLASFALGAEGVQIGTRFIATFESSAHENFKNIIIQAKEGDTMLILKKTVPTRLYKNELYKKIEQAETNGATPEQLKQMLGEGENKAKLGIFDGDVDNGMLEVGQNISLINNILPAKDVVQEIIDDFKAQANKLSQFIK
- a CDS encoding 3-ketoacyl-CoA thiolase; its protein translation is MKALRKRVFITAGYNTISLGTGRKEFNPKKDRPGLEEYISEAGKGVINQISDATLIDEAVISNFMAARYNKQANLAAFIPLIDEKLRYIPVVRVEGACGSGGLALGTAIRSILAETADIVLVVGVEVQNTVKAVYGADILAGAGWHKDRKNGHAHYFPGQFSFRAGKYFEKFGREHTRKAMARWYKNAIENARLCPTAQEYHNSMPDPEAVAMVEPNPKVFLDNLTVYDCSKVSDGASALLVVSEEGLKKLNKSYQEAVEIIGIGQAIENITQPPIEPSQLSTTKVAVEKALKMANINIQQIATVECHDCFSIAGIMAVEAMGLAPYGKGADFILEGNTSRNGRIPFNTTGGLIGWGHPVGATGVHQAVTIWEQLTGKAGDAQINIPADRPYGLTVNMGGDDKTLTSIVYKKL
- a CDS encoding 3-hydroxyacyl-CoA dehydrogenase family protein, giving the protein MNYNERMQKVAVLGAAGKMGSGILLLNAVEVADLSLLPENSGKTFVIYAIDVSEEALTGLLKYVRTQVVKIAEKKINWIREIYKNRMDLVENGEMIEEYINHVISVIRPSTLIESAYNANCIFEAIKEDPELKVTIFKKINENNPNNPWFFTNTSSIPIQYLNEQAQLNGRIIGYHFYNPPAVQKLVELIEAKNTLPEIREFSLQLASKLKKIIVESNDVVGFIGNGHFMRDIIHAANEVHKLEKEYGFVQAVYMINKVSQELLVRPMGIFQLIDYVGIDVCSFIMSVMNKHLANENITCPLLEQMLSIGVKGGQYSDGSQKDGFLKYEKGKITAIFDIHSKQYIPVEQIQNECDQKLGEKPSHTVAWKTVVAAKNKDEQLAQMFQELHQLQSLGANLAKIYGSKSKEIGKHLVASGVAKCDDDVNKVLMTGFFHAYGPINNYFN
- a CDS encoding enoyl-CoA hydratase/isomerase family protein; amino-acid sequence: MNYHTIKVEFEGKLGIVTMSRPQALNALNSIFFDEFNHFLDSVEKDNNLRVIILTGEGKAFVAGADIAEMSNKNQQEGYQFGKKGQDTFTRLENMPIIFIAAVNGYALGGGCELAMACDFRIASTEAKFGQPEVNLGLTPGYAGTQRLPRLVGLGNALYLLLTADNISAQEAYRIGLVQKLVEPSNLLEESKAIANKILSKGPNAIKQVKWATRKGFNTNFAEGCEIELKAFSSLFENEGTEGMKAFLEKRKPNW
- a CDS encoding peptide chain release factor 3 — encoded protein: MNLQEEINRRRTFAIVSHPDAGKTTLTEKLLLFGGAIHVAGAVKSNKIKKTTVSDFMEIEKQRGISVSTSVMGFEYNNYKVNILDTPGHQDFAEDTYRTLSAVDSVIIVVDIAKGVETQTEKLSNVCRLRKTPTIFFINKLDREGQDPFSVIDEIEHKLKIQCIPITWPINMGKNFKGVYQLLTDKLYLFQGEDKQVAQEPIIISSMQSNLLDKELGEENAQKLREDVEIIRNVFPTFSREEYLKGNIAPVFFGSALNNFGVKELLENFLEIAPSPKNSQAQEREVSPYEPKFSGFVFKIHANLHPQFRARIAFIKVCSGIFKRNTNYLHVSSNKTYKFSNPTSFMAAKQSVIDEAYPGDIVGVYDTGNFKIGDSLTEGEKLNFIGIPSFSPELFRYVENTDPLKYKQLAKGLEQLTDEGVAQLFTHKLNGRKIIGTVGALQFDVIQFRLEHEYNASCRYENLPLYKACWFKSSNKKQIEEFKKRKTAFLAEDKYGRDVFLADSAFSLQMAQENFPDIEFYFTSEF